The following are encoded in a window of Pelecanus crispus isolate bPelCri1 chromosome 6, bPelCri1.pri, whole genome shotgun sequence genomic DNA:
- the EIF5 gene encoding eukaryotic translation initiation factor 5 gives MSVNVNRSVSDQFYRYKMPRLIAKVEGKGNGIKTVIVNMVDVAKALNRPPTYPTKFFGCELGAQTQFDVKNDRYIVNGSHEANKLQDMLDGFIKKFVLCPECENPETDLHVNPKKQTIGNSCKACGYRGMLDTNHKLCTFILKNPPESGDTGTGKKEKEKKNRKGKDKENGSVSSNETLPPPPPEEITPPQVVEEEDDDDWGEDTTEEAQRRRMDEISDHAKNLTLSEDLERTVEERVNILFDFVKKKKEEGVIDTSDKDIVAEAERLDVKAMGPLVLTEVLFDEKIREQIRKYRRHFLRFCHNNKKAQRYLLHGFECVVAMHQSQLISKIPHILKEMYDADLLEEEVILGWAEKASKKYVSKELAKEIRVKAEPFIKWLKEAEEESSGNEEEDEDENIEVVYSTTASVPKVETVKPANNKDDDIDIDAI, from the exons ATGTCTGTCAACGTCAACCGCAGTGTTTCAGATCAGTTCTATCGCTACAAAATGCCCCGTCTGATTGCCAAG gtgGAGGGCAAAGGAAATGGAATAAAGACAGTTATAGTCAACATGGTTGACGTTGCAAAGGCGCTTAATCGGCCTCCAACGT ATCCTACCAAATTTTTTGGTTGTGAGCTGGGAGCACAGACCCAGTTTGATGTTAAGAATGACCGTTACATTGTCAATGGATCTCATGAGGCGAATAAGCTGCAAGACATGTTGGATggattcattaaaaaatttgTTCTCTGTCCTGAGTGTGAGAATCCTGAAACTGATCTG caTGTCAATCCTAAGAAACAAACTATAGGTAACTCTTGCAAAGCCTGTGGCTATCGAGGCATGCTTGACACAAACCATAAACTCTGCACGTTCATTCTCAAAAACCCACCTG AAAGTGGTGACACTggtacaggaaagaaagaaaaggagaagaagaacagaaaaggcaagGACAAAGAGAATGGTTCTGTGTCCAGCAATGAGACACTTCCACCGCCACCACCAGAGGAGATTACTCCTCCACAGGTTGTG gaggaggaggatgatgatgaCTGGGGTGAAGACACAACAGAAGAAGCCCAGAGACGTAGAATGGATGAAATCAGTGACCATGCAAAGAACCTCACACTTAGTGAAGACCTGGAAAGAACAGTGGAGGAGAGAGTCAACATACTGTTTGATTTTGTGAAG aaaaagaaggaagaaggtgTCATTGATACTTCTGACAAAGACATTGTAGCAGAAGCAGAGAGACTGGATGTAAAGGCTATGGGCCCTCTAGTTCTCACTGAAGTCCTTTTCGACGAAAAGATTCGTGAACAGATCAGGAAATACAGGCGTCACTTCCTTCGT TTCTGCCACAACAACAAGAAAGCTCAGAGGTACCTTCTCCATGGCTTTGAGTGTGTGGTAGCCATGCATCAGTCTCAGCTTATTTCTAAAATACCAcatattttgaaggaaatgtaTGATGCAGATCTTCTGGAAGAAGAAGTCATCCTTGGCTGGGCAGAAAAG GCCTCAAAGAAATATGTTTCAAAGGAGCTTGCCAAAGAAATCCGTGTCAAAGCAGAACCATTTATTAAATGGCTAAAGGAAGCTGAAGAAGAATCTTCCGGTAATGAAgaagaggatgaagatgaaAACATAGAG GTGGTGTACTCTACAACTGCCAGTGTACCTAAAGTTGAAACTGTGAAGCCTGCAAACAATAAAGATGACGATATTGATATCGATGCCATTTAA